Genomic window (Paenibacillus sp. PK3_47):
AAAATCCGCCGTAATAATTACCGTATGGAGAAAACGCCGAAGTCTTGACTCTTCCATTGCCTTTGGTCCGCAGGTATACGTTGTTTCTGTCCACATCCACAATGACCCCTTCATGCTGTTTGCCGTCGGTCGTCATAATCCGCACGCGTTTGTTCTTGCAGTGCAGGCAGTTATAGTAGGCTTCCACCAGAGAACTCCTCCTCATTCGTAATGGTGTATTTTATGACAGGGAGGATAAGCCGGTAACGGCAATATGACTATTGTTTTAAAATGTGAATAAAATAACATGTGAACATTATGTGTCTTTTTATAAAGAAAAGGATTATAATAATTATAAATAGTAAACGTTCACGGAATCGTATATCACTTGAGGAGGTCATTAATATGAACGCCGCCAACAAACGTTTTATGAATGAAGGAGTCCTGCGCATCGCTATCTTTATTATGTTTGCATCGCTGACATACACTGTACGCCACTATGTGTGGGCCGTCGTTGCCCTGCTGGTGGTCGGGTTGTACTCGCTCGTAACCGGCATCGTCCAGCTGAACCGCGACAAGGACACTGCAGAAAATAGTCATTGATTTATGTCCGAATAAAACGGCCTCCTTCCGGATGTGAAAAATCCCGGGAAGAGGCCGTTTTTGTGTAGGCTTAATATGACGCTCCTGCTTTTGAATTCTAAGTGTAAACCAACTTAAACAGACCGTCTCCGGGAAGGAAGCGGCCTGCTTTGAAAGATCGGAGTAACAGGATTTGAACCTGCGACCTCACCCACCCCAAGGGTGCGCGCTACCAGGCTGCGCTATACCCCGACAACGGTTACATTAAAACCCGCATGCGCATTGCATTCGTCCGTCTGCACGTCCCTGGTGTTGGTTCAAGTATATCGCGCAGGCGCTCGTCCCTGCAAGTCAAAAATCGCAGCCCGTACGGCTCCCAAAATGCACTTTGCGCGCCTTAACCGTCGTCACCATCTCTGTTATCGCTGGCCGATTCCGTTGTTCAATTCGTTCATGATTCACCGAGTAATGTCTTGATACGGGATAGCTCCGTTTGAAAGAAGACAAGTTCTTTTTTTCTGTCTGCAAGTTGCGTTTGGTATTCATCGGCTAATGCCCGTACATCCTTACCCAGTGTTCCCTTGTTAGCCAATTCCTTTGCCGCGGCTTCTAACGGGGGGATTACGTTTTTTTCAAGGTCAGTGATCTGTGCAGCCGCTTTTGCAAGTTCTGCTTCTACTTCCGCCTTATGAGCCTCTATTTCTCCCCGTTCGGTTTGCTTAACTTCGCTGACTGCCGGTGTTACGTTCATACCGCCTTTCATAATGATTTTCTTTCCTTCAACTGATAACTCCGTGCCTGTTGTTTCCGATATTGCGCGTACCGGGGCGTATGCTGTTCCGTTGATAATTACCGCGTCCCCGATCTTGGTTCCATCGGCTTTCTGTACGGTGAACACCCCCTCTACTTTTGCGCCTATCAGAGGCGATGAGCTTGCGGCAAAACCGGCCGCGCCCCCTAACAGAAGTGTAACTGCTGCAATACTTGCAATTCTCGCTTTCATGTATAAACCTCCCAAATATAGAAATTATCCTAAGTATACCTAAGAGGCTCCAGACATGAAACCATAATTTGCCCGGCAGAGCAGGGACTTCTTGACTGAATGGAGTCCGGGATCACAACTGCGTGAGTGGCTTGCATTTGCTAGGGTCTGTTTTTCTTCAAAAAATATTAAATTTTTATAGATTTTCGGATTTGTCTATGCTATACTCTTGGCACAAGGAAAGGAGGTGCGTTCACATCAAGCATGACATGTTGAGCGTATCCCTTACCCGGACCAACGCTTAAGTAATTGGCTTGGTGGCGCGGGATACGGATCAAAGTTACAAATAGCGCCTCGGGTAGAGAGACCGTCTTCGGACGGTCTTTTTTCATGCATAGAATTTCTCTAACAAAAAAACCATTAACTCAGCAAACCTTGGTTTGGCTGGTTTAATGGTTTTTTGGATACTGCTATATTACCTGCAATATTTCACTATTGAACCTGCTCCCAGGATTTGTTCTCTGATTTGCGGTTGGTATAAAAGTTGATAATATCATTCACTGTGCGGAGCGGCCCCGCTTCCTTGTGGACAGTGTCCACGTCTGGCTTGAGTTCTTCATGCGAATTCGTAGTCACTTTCAATTCATTCCTTTCAGTTTAGCAAGCTGTGTCTAAAGCTGCATGTATGTTATCGGCGCCTCTCTTTATTACCCCATCTTACGCAAAACAACGCACATCCGCTCCTGTTTCTCTGTGAATCTTCTGTGTCTATACCATTTTTACCATATTTTCTCTTTAGTGTAAAGCCCATAACAAAAAACGCCTCCTCAACGTAAGATACGTTAAAAAGACGTTAAATATGCCTTATTTATCAACAACCTTTGCTCAGACCTGCTCATTTTTGTCTCTCAGACGCTGTAGCGCCTGCTTATCTTTGGCCGTGAGATTTGCAGTTTCAAGAAGATCCGGTCTGCGTTCCAGGGTACGCTGTAATGCCTGCTCGCGCCGCCATACGTCAATATTGGCATGATGGCCGCTCAGCAGAATATCGGGCACTTTCCAGCCGCGGAATTCCGCAGGGCGGGTATAGTGGGGATACTCCAAAAGCCCTGTACTAAAAGAATCTGTAATGGCCGAGGTCTCATTTCCCAGCGCCCCCGGCTGCAGCCGGACAACAGAATCGATAACAGTAAGTGCAGGAAGCTCTCCGCCTGTCAGCACATAATCCCCGATCGAGAGCTCATCTGTTACCAGATGCTCTCTGATCCGTTCATCATAGCCTTCATAATGGCCGCATATAAAGATCAGATGCTCTTCTTTGGCCAGCTCTTCAGCAATCTGCTGGTTATAGGTCTGCCCTTGCGGGCACATCAGGATAATACGTGGTTTTGCCGGAGCCGCTTCTGCAGCCCTCTGCTCCAGCAGGCTTTCACCGCCATTCACAGTTTCAAGCACGTGCTCAACCGCTGCAAAGATCGGATCCGGCTTCAGTACCATTCCGCCGCCTCCGCCGTATGGCGTGTCATCGACAGTATTATGCTTATTGCCTGAAAAATCGCGGAAGTTCACGGCATTCAACGAAACAATTCCCTTGTCCCGTGCTTTGCCGAGAATGCTTGTGCTGAATACCCCTTCGCACATTTCCGGAAAAAGCGTCAGCACATCAATCCGGATCATGGCAGCAGCCCTTCCATCAGGTGGACGGTGATTTTGCGGGAAGCGATATCTACATCCAGCACCACATCGTTAATTACCGGTATGAGGATATCCTGACCTTTGGCCGGCTTCACGACCCAGACGTCGTTGGCACCGGGCTGAAGAATGTCTGTAATCGTTCCAATCGGCTGGCTTCCGTCTTCGTCGGTGTACACTTCACAGCCTACGATCTGGTGGAAATAATATTCGTTTTCCGGGAGCTCAACCAAATCATCACTGGGTACTTTCAGCATGCTTCCTTTGTACTTCTCGATATCGTTAATGTTGTCATAGCCCTTCAGCTTGGCGATATACATCCCTTTATGCTCACGCGCGGATTCTACAGTGATCTCAAACTTCGGACTCCCATCCGCCGGAATAAGCAGCAGCTTTGCGCCCTTTGCAAACCGGACCTCCGGAAAATCCGTATGCGAAAAAATCTTGATCTCACCGCGGATCCCGTGCGTATTCACGAGCCTGCCTACTGTCAATTCTTCCGTCATCTCATCCACTCCTTTAACCGTTCCGGTTACATTGTTGGCCCTGTTCACACATCTATATATTTGAACAAAAAGGAGCCGGGATATACTATCCCTAGCCCCTCATTGTACGCATTATTTAAGATAAAATATCCACGGTAACGCGTTTATCGCTCTTGACTGCTGCCGATGTAACTACTGTGCGGAGCGCTTTGGCGATCCGCCCCTGCTTGCCGATAACCTTGCCGACATCATCAGGATGTACGGAGAGCTCATACACAACCAGGTGATCCTTCTCCACAGTCCGCACCGTCACATCCTCTGGATGATCCACTAAAGCCTTAGCAATAACTCCAACTAATTCTTCCATAGAGGACCCTCGCAATCAGTCATTATTTCTGTTGCTTCAGCTCATGGAACTTCTTCATCACGCCTGCTTTGGAAAGCAGGTTGCGGACGGTATCAGATGCTTGTGCACCTGTTTGAAGCCATTTAAGAGCTTTTTCCTCATCGATCTTAACCACTGCCGGTTGTTCAATCGGATTATAATAACCGATTTCCTCGATGAAACGTCCGTCACGAGGGGACCGGGAATCGGAAACCACTACACGGTAGAAAGGCGCTTTATGTGCACCCATTCTTTTCAAACGAATACGTACTGCCACGAAAATTCACCTCCTTAAAAGAATTTCGATCCCTCCCAAACCCTCCCTTCCAAGGGAGGGCCCCAAGGGCTCCGCCCTCTGGACACCCGGTAGTGCAACTGGCGTGGGTGTCAGGGATGGCGCTGCTTAGAAACGTTGGGAGCAGGAACACTCTTCGTCCCTTCGGGACACGCTTAACTGCGGCGGAACCTGGGTACGAGTTTTACAAACTTTAAAATCTTTAAGATCAAAAGATTAAGATCAAGATCAAAAGATTAAGGTCAAAAGAGTCTCGATCATCTGATGTTATACTATATCTGATCTATACGAAGATCAAAACCGACCGACTGATCATCTGATGTTGTACTATGTCTGATCTATACGAAGATCAAAACCGACCGACTGATCATCTGATGTTATACTATGTCTGATCTATACGAAGATCAAAACCGACCGACTGATCATCTGATGTTATACTATGTCTGATCTATACGAAGATCAAAACCGACCGACTGATCATCTGATGTTGTACTATGTCTGATCTAGGGAAAGACTAAAAGCAATAACAAGTGCTTAACGGAAAGGGAACTTCATACCCTTGCCGCCGCCAAGGCTCTTAAGCTGCTTCATGGCGTTCTTCTTGCCGCCTTTGCCTCCCATACCGCCCATCATGCCGGAGAACTGTTTCATCATCTTGCGCATTTCATCGAACTGCTTGATGAGGCGGTTGACCTCGGCAACCGTGGTTCCGCTGCCGGCGGCGATCCGCTTGCGGCGGTTATGGTTAATGATCTCAGGCTGGGATTTCTCATCTTTCGTCATCGAATGGACAATGGCTTCGACACGGCCCATTTGCTTGTCGTCGACCTTGAGATCCTTCATGCCCTTGGCCTTGTTCATGCCAGGCAGCATGTCGAGAATCTGGTCGATCGGGCCAAGCTTCTTGACCTGATCCATCTGCTCCAGGAAGTCATCGAACGTAAATTCAGCGTTACGCATCTTACGTTCCATTTCCTTCGCCTTTTCGGTGTCGATGTTAGCCTGCGCTTTCTCGATCAGCGACAGCATGTCGCCCATACCGAGAATCCGCGAAGCCATCCGCTCCGGATGGAAAGGCTCCAGCGCGTCGATCTTCTCGCCCAATGCGGCAAACTTAATCGGGCAGCCGGTTACGGCCTTGACGGATAATGCTGCACCGCCACGGGTGTCGCCGTCAAGCTTCGTCAGCACAACGCCGGTAAGCTCAAGCTGTTTGTTGAAGCTGTCGGCCACGTTAACTGCATCCTGACCGGTCATGGCATCGACTACAAGCAGCACCTCGTCAGGTGTGACGACGGTATGGATCT
Coding sequences:
- the trmD gene encoding tRNA (guanosine(37)-N1)-methyltransferase TrmD, yielding MRIDVLTLFPEMCEGVFSTSILGKARDKGIVSLNAVNFRDFSGNKHNTVDDTPYGGGGGMVLKPDPIFAAVEHVLETVNGGESLLEQRAAEAAPAKPRIILMCPQGQTYNQQIAEELAKEEHLIFICGHYEGYDERIREHLVTDELSIGDYVLTGGELPALTVIDSVVRLQPGALGNETSAITDSFSTGLLEYPHYTRPAEFRGWKVPDILLSGHHANIDVWRREQALQRTLERRPDLLETANLTAKDKQALQRLRDKNEQV
- the rimM gene encoding ribosome maturation factor RimM (Essential for efficient processing of 16S rRNA), producing the protein MTEELTVGRLVNTHGIRGEIKIFSHTDFPEVRFAKGAKLLLIPADGSPKFEITVESAREHKGMYIAKLKGYDNINDIEKYKGSMLKVPSDDLVELPENEYYFHQIVGCEVYTDEDGSQPIGTITDILQPGANDVWVVKPAKGQDILIPVINDVVLDVDIASRKITVHLMEGLLP
- a CDS encoding KH domain-containing protein, with the translated sequence MEELVGVIAKALVDHPEDVTVRTVEKDHLVVYELSVHPDDVGKVIGKQGRIAKALRTVVTSAAVKSDKRVTVDILS
- the rpsP gene encoding 30S ribosomal protein S16, whose translation is MAVRIRLKRMGAHKAPFYRVVVSDSRSPRDGRFIEEIGYYNPIEQPAVVKIDEEKALKWLQTGAQASDTVRNLLSKAGVMKKFHELKQQK
- the ffh gene encoding signal recognition particle protein translates to MAFEGLTGRLQNVFSKLRGKGKVSEDDVNEAMREVRLALLEADVNFKVVKDFVSKVKEKSVGKEVMDSFTPGMVIIDIVNKELTELMGGSQAKLAKANKPPTVIMMTGLQGAGKTTTSGKLAKLLQKGNHRPLLVAADIYRPAAIKQLQILGEQIKVPVFSLGDKTSPVEIARQGVQHAKDNNLDYVLIDTAGRLHIDEELMEELKQIHTVVTPDEVLLVVDAMTGQDAVNVADSFNKQLELTGVVLTKLDGDTRGGAALSVKAVTGCPIKFAALGEKIDALEPFHPERMASRILGMGDMLSLIEKAQANIDTEKAKEMERKMRNAEFTFDDFLEQMDQVKKLGPIDQILDMLPGMNKAKGMKDLKVDDKQMGRVEAIVHSMTKDEKSQPEIINHNRRKRIAAGSGTTVAEVNRLIKQFDEMRKMMKQFSGMMGGMGGKGGKKNAMKQLKSLGGGKGMKFPFR